In Streptomyces sp. TLI_146, the genomic stretch CCGGCCGTCCTCGTGCCGACCGACGAGGAGGCGGCGGTGCTGGTCGCCGAGCACCGGAAGGAGCTCGACGGGTACTTCCTCTTCCCGCCGGTGGCACCGGAATTGCCCCGCAGGCTCGCCAGCAAGCGCGGGCTGCACGAGCTGTGCGTCGAGCACGGGGTGCCCTCGCCCGCGGCCGCCTTCCCCGACAGCTACGACGACGTCGAGGACTTCGCCCGGCACGCCCGCTTCCCGCTGGTCGCCAAGAACCGCGAGGCGTTCGTGCGGCGCGAGCGGCCCGCGGTGCGCGGCACCACCCGCGTCGAGAGCCCCGCGCACCTGCTCGCCCTCGCCCGCGCATGGGGCGAGCGGCCGGGCGTGATCCTCCAGGAGTACCTGCCGCGCGAGGACGCCGAGGACTGGATCGTCCACGCCTACTTCGACGAGAACGCGGCGCCGCTCGCGCTGTTCACCGGCGTCAAGGTCCGCTCCTGGCCGCCGCATGCCGGGATGACCGCCACCGCGTACGCCGTCGACAACCCCGAACTGGCCCAGCTGGCCGAGCAGTTCGTGAAGCGGATCGGCTTCAGCGGGATCGCCGACCTCGACCTGCGCTTCGACCGGCGCGACGGCCAGTACAAAATGCTCGACTTCAACCCGCGGATGGGCGCCCAGTTCCGCCTCTTCGAGAACGAGGCGGGCGTCGACGTCGTGCGCGCCCAGCATCTGCACCTCACCGGCCGCGCGGTGCCCGAAGGCGAGCAGCGGGCCGGGCGCCGCTATGTCGTGGAGAACATCGACCTGCCCGCCCTCCTGGCCTACCGGCGCAGCGGCTACACCACCCCGCACGCGCCCGCGCGCCCCCGTGGCACCGAGCTGGCGTGGCTCGCCCGGGACGACCCGAGGCCGTTCTTCACCATGCTCGCCCGCTTCGTACGACCGGGGGCCGAGCACCTGTACCAGCTGTGGCGCGGCTCCCGTCGGGCGATGGCCGAGTAGCCGGGCGGGACCGGCGCGGCAGGCACCACCAGCGCCGCCAGCACCTGTGCGCACCACCCTGGGGAGGGGACCTTCACGTGATTCGTCCGGTAGCTGTCATCGGGGCGGGGCCCTACGGTCTGTCCACCGCCGCGCATCTGCGCGGACGCGGCCTCCCGGTCCGCGTCTTCGGCTCGCCCATGGTGAGCTGGCGCGCGCACATGCCCGCGGGCATGGTCCTCAAGTCGACACCGTCCGCGTCCAGCATCGACGCGCCCCAACGCGGCCACACCCTGGTCGACTTCTGCGCCGACACCGGGATCCGGCGCTACGAGTCCGACTGGGACCTCATCCCGGTGGAGGACTTCGCTGCGTACGGGCAGTGGTTCGCCGAGAAGCTGCTGCCGGACCTGGAGGACGTACGGGTGGTCTCCGTGGACCGCACCCGGGCGGGCCACTTCGAGCTGAAGCTGGACTCCGGCGAGGCCTTCGAGGCGCGCGCGGTGGTGGTCGCGACCGGCCTCGACGGGCTCGCCCGGATGCCCCGCGAGCTGGCGGCCGCGGTCCCCGACGGCCCCTCGGCGACCGGCCCGGTCTCGCACGCCTCGCAGCACGCCGACCTCTCCCGCTTCGCCGGGCGCGAGGTGCTGGTCGTCGGCGCGGGCCAGTCGGCCATCGAGAGCGCGGTGCTGATGGCGGAGGCGGGCGCGAGCGTACGGATCGTGGCGCGTCGGACCGGCGCCGTCCGCTTCGGCGCCGCCCCCGACCGGCAGCCCCGGCTCAGCCCCGACTCGCCGTTCGGGCGCGCCTGGTCGCTGTACGCGTTCTCGTACCACGCCACCCATTTCCGCCGGCTGCCCGCGCCCGCCCGGCACTATCTGGTACGCAGGGTGCTGGGCCCGCTGGGCGCGTGGTGGCTGCGCGACCGGTTCACCGGCCGGGTCGCGGTGACCGACGGGCGCCGAGTGGTCCGCGCGCGCGTCGAGTCCGGCCGCCCGGTCCTGACGTTGAGCGGCGGCACCGGCGCCCAGCGCGAACTGGCCGCCGACCATGTGCTGGCCGCGACCGGCTACCGCATGGACGTGGCCGCCCTCGACTACCTCGGCCCGGGCCTGCGCACCCGGCTCGCCACCTCGCGGGGCGCGCCGGTCCTGGACGCGGGGTACCGGTCGACCGTGCCCGGCCTGTACTTCACGGGTCTGCCGGCCGCGTCGTCGTTCGGGCCGGTGATGCGGTTCGTGTGCGGGACCGGGTACGCCTCGCCCCGGCTCGCGGCGTCGGTGGCGGCGGGCGGCTGAGAACAGGCTCCGAAGGGGGCGTCAGCCCGCCGTCCGGGGGATGCGCTTCTCCCACGTCCGGTGGAAGACGACCTCCCCGCCGTCCCGGCAGATCACCTCGTCCGAGGTGAGGAAGTCCGCCGCGTCGCAGGCGATCTCGGACCGCGAGGTGATGGTGACGTCCCAGGCCGGCTCCGGCCGGTGCAGCCGGATCGTCCAGTCCGAGCGGGTGCGCGCGGACAGCGGGTCCGACTCGTCGATCGTGTACGTCTCCAGGGCGTCCTCGGTGCACTCCAGGCCGTCGGGGTGGACCCGCGTACCGCCGTGGCGCGGGTCCACCTCAAGGCGCCACTCGCCCTTGGCGACATCGCGCACGACCAGCCGCTCCGGTCGGGGCTCGTCCAGCGGCTCGGGGGAGGCCACGCCGAGCGGCGCCGACTGCTCGGGCTCCTCGAAGGCGATCGCGTCGGCCGTCCGCTCCCGTACCGGCAGGGTCAGCGAACTGCCCTCGGGCGCGAGCGTGAAGCCCACCGAGTCGGCCTGCGGCCAGATCCACGGCCAGTACGCCGAGGAGACCGCGAGGCGGACGCGGTGGCCCGGCGGGAAGCTGTGGCCGATGCCGTTGAGGAGAAACGTCACGTCCTGGGTGGCGCCCAGCGGCCACGCGTCCGCCCGGTCCCGGCCCTCGCGCGCGGACAGATTGAGCGCGCCCCGCGTGACCAGCGTGGACGAGCCGTCCGGCGCCACGTCGCAGAGCCGTGCCACCGCCTGCCCGAACGGCACGTCCATACGCAGCCGCAGCGTCACCCCCGGGCGCCCGAGGATCTCCAGCGGCGGCCCGTCGTCCGGCACCGGGAAGTCGAACGCCGCCGAGTGCGCGTCCTCGGCGCGCTGGTCCGGCGGCAGGTCGCCGTCGCTGCCGAGCGGGCGGAAGCGGCCCGCGTCCAGGCCGGTGTGCTGCGGCGAGTCGACCCGGACCGGGGCGCCGCCGAGCGCGTACGGGACGGGGGTGACGTGCGGCGAGGGCCACGCCGGGTCGCCGACCCAGCGCCCGGGCAGCTCCTCGTACACCGTGGCGGGCCGGTGCGACTCGCTGATCCAGGAGCGCAGCAGCGGCTCGTCCATGACGCCGCTGTCCGCGCCCTTGAGCCAGTGGTCCCACCAGCGCAGGGTCTCCTGGAGGAAGCCGATGGCCGGGCCCGGCGGCAGCCCCCGGTCCGGGTACTGGTGCGACCACGGCCCGATCAGCCCGCGCACCCGGTCGGCGGGCAGGTGCTCCACCAGGCGCAGCACGCTGTCCCGGTACGGGTCGTGCCAGCCGCCCACCGCGAGGACGGCCGCGCCGATCGCCCCGTAGTCCTCGCGGACGCCGCCGTGCCTCCAGTAGTCGTCGCGGGTCTGGTGCG encodes the following:
- a CDS encoding CocE/NonD family hydrolase — encoded protein: MRIRTDFPYETTRVDGRIPLPDGTLLYVRTWRPVTDEPVPALLEYGPYRLTDGTAPSDWQRHPWYAGHGYASVRVDVRGHGNSEGVPGDAHDARELADGVAVVEWLAAQPWCDGKVGMFGISWGGFDSLRIAALSPEPLKAVVTVCASDDRYDNDGHYLGGSVLAVDMHARAATMLAFTARPPDPAYVGDRWRDMWLTRLESLRPYVHTWLAHQTRDDYWRHGGVREDYGAIGAAVLAVGGWHDPYRDSVLRLVEHLPADRVRGLIGPWSHQYPDRGLPPGPAIGFLQETLRWWDHWLKGADSGVMDEPLLRSWISESHRPATVYEELPGRWVGDPAWPSPHVTPVPYALGGAPVRVDSPQHTGLDAGRFRPLGSDGDLPPDQRAEDAHSAAFDFPVPDDGPPLEILGRPGVTLRLRMDVPFGQAVARLCDVAPDGSSTLVTRGALNLSAREGRDRADAWPLGATQDVTFLLNGIGHSFPPGHRVRLAVSSAYWPWIWPQADSVGFTLAPEGSSLTLPVRERTADAIAFEEPEQSAPLGVASPEPLDEPRPERLVVRDVAKGEWRLEVDPRHGGTRVHPDGLECTEDALETYTIDESDPLSARTRSDWTIRLHRPEPAWDVTITSRSEIACDAADFLTSDEVICRDGGEVVFHRTWEKRIPRTAG
- a CDS encoding ATP-grasp domain-containing protein, whose amino-acid sequence is MSRSNALFTADRTVPALIVKIGNYPLHHGGVGAIRSLGRLGVPMYAITEDHWTPAAHSRYLRHAFAWPTTGREDPDALVDGLLRIGRRIGRPAVLVPTDEEAAVLVAEHRKELDGYFLFPPVAPELPRRLASKRGLHELCVEHGVPSPAAAFPDSYDDVEDFARHARFPLVAKNREAFVRRERPAVRGTTRVESPAHLLALARAWGERPGVILQEYLPREDAEDWIVHAYFDENAAPLALFTGVKVRSWPPHAGMTATAYAVDNPELAQLAEQFVKRIGFSGIADLDLRFDRRDGQYKMLDFNPRMGAQFRLFENEAGVDVVRAQHLHLTGRAVPEGEQRAGRRYVVENIDLPALLAYRRSGYTTPHAPARPRGTELAWLARDDPRPFFTMLARFVRPGAEHLYQLWRGSRRAMAE
- a CDS encoding FAD-dependent oxidoreductase, giving the protein MIRPVAVIGAGPYGLSTAAHLRGRGLPVRVFGSPMVSWRAHMPAGMVLKSTPSASSIDAPQRGHTLVDFCADTGIRRYESDWDLIPVEDFAAYGQWFAEKLLPDLEDVRVVSVDRTRAGHFELKLDSGEAFEARAVVVATGLDGLARMPRELAAAVPDGPSATGPVSHASQHADLSRFAGREVLVVGAGQSAIESAVLMAEAGASVRIVARRTGAVRFGAAPDRQPRLSPDSPFGRAWSLYAFSYHATHFRRLPAPARHYLVRRVLGPLGAWWLRDRFTGRVAVTDGRRVVRARVESGRPVLTLSGGTGAQRELAADHVLAATGYRMDVAALDYLGPGLRTRLATSRGAPVLDAGYRSTVPGLYFTGLPAASSFGPVMRFVCGTGYASPRLAASVAAGG